In Kitasatospora sp. NA04385, a single genomic region encodes these proteins:
- a CDS encoding dienelactone hydrolase family protein yields the protein MSTADVTTRWVRPQEGGPELFLAAPADAAPAATVVVGQELFGVTAWVRGVCERLAAAGYAAVAPDFYGRKAARVELPYDDAGRAEGFALLGTLTAEQVAADTAAALALGASLSGGPGRAFAGFSVGGHLGLLAGTRLPLDLVAACYPTWTLEDTPLADDHPPLGEQGAAALAAHGTTVLGLVGAEDHVVPPEQWDRITERLTAAGVGHELVTYAGVPHGFLCEDRPATHRPEETADAFARILAALAALATLSPKN from the coding sequence ATGAGCACAGCCGATGTGACGACCCGTTGGGTGCGCCCGCAGGAGGGCGGTCCGGAGCTGTTCCTGGCCGCGCCCGCGGACGCGGCGCCGGCGGCCACCGTGGTGGTCGGCCAGGAGCTGTTCGGGGTCACGGCCTGGGTGCGCGGGGTGTGCGAGCGGCTGGCCGCCGCCGGGTACGCCGCCGTCGCCCCGGACTTCTACGGGCGGAAGGCGGCGCGGGTCGAGCTGCCGTACGACGACGCGGGGCGGGCGGAGGGCTTCGCGCTGCTGGGCACCCTGACCGCCGAGCAGGTCGCCGCCGACACGGCGGCGGCGCTGGCCCTCGGCGCGTCCCTGAGCGGCGGCCCGGGCCGGGCCTTCGCGGGCTTCTCGGTCGGCGGCCACCTGGGCCTGCTGGCCGGCACCCGGCTCCCGCTGGACCTGGTGGCCGCCTGCTACCCGACCTGGACGCTGGAGGACACCCCGCTGGCCGACGACCACCCGCCGCTCGGCGAGCAGGGTGCGGCCGCGCTGGCCGCGCACGGCACCACCGTCCTCGGGCTGGTCGGCGCCGAGGACCACGTCGTCCCGCCCGAGCAGTGGGACCGGATCACCGAGCGGCTCACCGCCGCGGGCGTCGGGCACGAGCTGGTCACCTACGCGGGCGTCCCGCACGGCTTCCTGTGCGAGGACCGCCCCGCCACCCACCGCCCCGAGGAGACCGCGGACGCCTTCGCCCGCATCCTGGCCGCGCTGGCCGCCCTGGCTACCTTGTCGCCGAAGAACTGA
- a CDS encoding SUKH-4 family immunity protein, translating into MHRFDADEAAATALPEAARRTLVEAGLPVRVASFFELLPGLPDVAGHLAATGRGERVSEQARAVLAEYVALGTDGRAVIAVQCTAEGAGRVWAVDPDNGTGRYLNADPNAYLRCLLLLAERRPALAGLDPRAAGAVVEALQRDLAAVDGSVFGDPENWWAVVVEQLWDGLL; encoded by the coding sequence GTGCACCGCTTCGACGCGGACGAGGCGGCGGCCACCGCGCTGCCCGAGGCGGCCCGGCGGACGCTGGTGGAGGCGGGGCTCCCGGTCCGGGTCGCGTCCTTCTTCGAGCTGCTGCCCGGCCTGCCGGACGTGGCGGGCCACCTGGCGGCGACCGGGCGCGGCGAGCGGGTGTCCGAGCAGGCCCGGGCGGTGCTCGCCGAGTACGTCGCGCTGGGCACCGACGGCCGGGCCGTGATCGCCGTGCAGTGCACCGCCGAGGGCGCCGGCCGGGTCTGGGCCGTCGACCCGGACAACGGCACCGGCCGCTACCTGAACGCCGACCCGAACGCCTACCTGCGCTGCCTGCTCCTGCTCGCCGAGCGCCGGCCCGCACTGGCCGGGCTGGACCCGCGGGCGGCGGGCGCGGTGGTCGAGGCGCTCCAGCGCGACCTGGCCGCCGTCGACGGCAGCGTCTTCGGCGACCCGGAGAACTGGTGGGCCGTCGTCGTCGAGCAGCTCTGGGACGGGCTGCTCTGA
- a CDS encoding ATP-binding protein — protein sequence MTDSSTPTVHQPYQPHPYLGGRAVALRALAAWRSGGVGVPRTVLVTGGSGSGRSRLLTGFLMLCEPSHRERFDVSALDPATVPPAELPAPPVFDATGLTALQLRWLVADHFAPGAVRAEELAARLAGIGSPEQPLTAVVADADRAGVLPNLDEAARVTEEVLRPLALAPGVRLLADVDRAEADRLAKELPADQLLVIDLDRDPWRDEEGLLLQAELSLRDAAGAEQLARTAAGPLVVRLAAWSSRSVPDGPTPVPRTVGDALDLQAELHGVDELTLRRLLAPLALAGAGEPLPLDLWAPLASAVAGKDLGPALAGGQHLLLPFFDLITAEGLPPAVRIVHPALAAELRERFGSTVREVQRRLATALLATLDGAGPGRWARAEPYVREQLVGHALEGGLLPGLLADPGFLLHAEQVRLRAAVEHLVAGGAELPPLARTWLRLAPLFIRQELGPDVRAALLEHGARQDGVPVPEFGVELPWRTLWARPLAGVRAVTAAVLPAGGAALVAYRPGGEPELTAYDALTGEPVEGDADALARPAEEERAATPLGISTGGDYLRLWERGADGRVGAQVAVFLSAERLGGADLTPEGLLLLADARGVAALRPTALAAVLSTPAAPAAPAAPAAPAAPAVG from the coding sequence GTGACCGACTCCAGCACCCCCACCGTCCACCAGCCGTACCAGCCGCACCCGTACCTGGGCGGGCGGGCGGTGGCCCTGCGCGCCCTGGCGGCCTGGCGCTCCGGCGGGGTCGGGGTGCCCCGCACGGTGCTCGTCACGGGTGGTTCCGGCAGTGGCCGGTCCCGGTTGCTGACCGGTTTCCTGATGCTCTGCGAGCCGTCCCACCGGGAGCGGTTCGACGTCTCCGCGCTGGACCCGGCCACCGTGCCGCCGGCCGAGCTGCCCGCGCCGCCGGTGTTCGACGCCACCGGGCTGACGGCGCTGCAACTGCGCTGGCTGGTGGCGGACCACTTCGCCCCGGGGGCGGTCCGGGCGGAGGAGCTGGCGGCGCGGCTGGCGGGGATCGGGTCGCCGGAGCAGCCGCTGACGGCCGTGGTCGCGGACGCGGACCGGGCGGGCGTGCTGCCGAACCTGGACGAGGCGGCCCGGGTCACCGAGGAGGTGCTGCGGCCGCTCGCGCTGGCGCCGGGGGTGCGGCTGCTGGCCGACGTGGACCGGGCCGAGGCGGACCGGCTGGCGAAGGAGCTACCCGCCGACCAGCTGCTGGTGATCGACCTGGACCGGGACCCGTGGCGGGACGAGGAGGGGCTGCTGCTGCAGGCCGAGCTCTCCCTGCGGGATGCGGCGGGTGCGGAGCAGTTGGCGCGCACCGCGGCCGGTCCGCTGGTGGTCCGGCTGGCCGCCTGGTCGTCCCGCAGCGTGCCGGACGGGCCGACTCCGGTGCCCCGTACGGTCGGTGACGCGCTCGACCTGCAAGCCGAGCTGCACGGGGTGGACGAGCTGACCCTGCGCCGGCTGCTCGCCCCGCTGGCCCTGGCGGGCGCCGGTGAGCCGCTTCCGCTCGACCTGTGGGCGCCGCTGGCCTCGGCGGTGGCGGGCAAGGACCTCGGTCCGGCGCTGGCGGGCGGCCAGCACCTGCTGCTGCCGTTCTTCGACCTGATCACGGCGGAGGGGCTGCCCCCGGCCGTGCGGATCGTGCACCCGGCGCTGGCCGCGGAGCTGCGCGAGCGTTTCGGCAGCACCGTCCGCGAGGTGCAGCGCCGACTGGCGACCGCCCTGCTGGCCACCCTCGACGGGGCCGGCCCGGGCCGGTGGGCGCGGGCCGAGCCGTACGTCCGGGAGCAGTTGGTCGGCCACGCGCTGGAGGGCGGTCTGCTGCCGGGGCTGCTGGCGGACCCGGGGTTCCTGCTGCACGCCGAGCAGGTCCGGCTGCGGGCCGCCGTCGAGCACCTGGTCGCGGGCGGGGCGGAGTTGCCGCCGCTGGCGCGCACCTGGCTGCGGCTGGCGCCGCTGTTCATCCGCCAGGAGCTGGGCCCGGACGTGCGGGCGGCCCTGCTGGAGCACGGGGCCCGGCAGGACGGCGTGCCGGTGCCGGAGTTCGGCGTCGAGCTGCCGTGGCGCACGCTGTGGGCGCGACCGCTGGCGGGGGTGCGGGCGGTCACGGCGGCCGTGCTGCCCGCGGGCGGTGCCGCGCTGGTGGCGTACCGGCCGGGCGGGGAGCCGGAGTTGACGGCCTACGACGCGCTGACGGGCGAGCCGGTGGAGGGCGACGCCGACGCGCTGGCCCGGCCCGCCGAGGAGGAGCGCGCGGCCACTCCGCTGGGGATCAGCACCGGCGGCGACTACCTGCGGCTGTGGGAGCGGGGGGCGGACGGCCGGGTGGGGGCGCAGGTCGCGGTGTTCCTCTCCGCCGAGCGGCTGGGCGGCGCCGACCTGACGCCGGAGGGCCTGCTGCTGCTGGCCGACGCCCGGGGGGTCGCGGCGCTGCGTCCGACCGCCCTGGCCGCCGTCCTCTCGACCCCGGCCGCTCCCGCGGCTCCGGCTGCTCCCGCGGCTCCGGCTGCTCCGGCCGTCGGCTGA
- the ligA gene encoding NAD-dependent DNA ligase LigA → MNKADLLSSGDYADAVATAARAAAAYYGDGTTTLGDDEYDVLVRAIAAYEEAHPEEVLAESPTGKVAGGAAQGDVPHSVPMLSLDNVFSGEELADWAASLERRLGRAPAGWCVEPKLDGLAVAARYEAGVLRRVLTRGNGLAGEDITHTAGDVLGLPALLAEPVDVELRGEVLLTNAQFERANEIRTAHGAVPFANPRNGAAGTLRAKDRPYRIELTFFGYDAVGLDEESAHSALLERLAALGANTAASTAAAPLRCGSVEEVQRRVEEIAGMRAALPFGIDGVVVKADDAADQREAGSGSRAPRWAVARKLAAEHKVTRLLGVEWAVGRTGVIAPRAVLEPVVIDGVTVSFATLHNPADIERRGLMLGDRVFVYRAGDVIPRVEAPLVAERTGAEQPIVFPTACPRCGEAIDTGEQRWRCVRGRNCQAVASIIYAAGRDQLDIEGLGSTRAVQLVEAGLVRDLADVFTLTREQLLSLERMGATSTDNLLAAIATARTRPLNRVLCALGVRGTGRSMSRRIAAHFGSMAAIRSADAETLAAVEGIGPEKARLVVSELAELSALLDRLTELGVGVQVTEPTAPVLVLAAGAAGAAEGTEGTEGAGVPVGGPLAGEAVVVTGSMTGPLAALSRNEVNELIERAGGKASSSVSKRTTLLVAGEKAGSKRAKAEELGIRVLAPEEFAALVAEHLPVAV, encoded by the coding sequence ATGAACAAGGCCGATCTGCTCTCTTCCGGCGACTACGCCGACGCCGTCGCCACTGCCGCCCGGGCCGCCGCCGCCTACTACGGGGACGGGACGACCACGCTCGGGGACGACGAGTACGACGTGCTGGTGCGGGCGATCGCGGCCTACGAGGAGGCCCATCCGGAGGAGGTGCTGGCCGAGTCCCCGACCGGGAAGGTCGCGGGCGGCGCCGCGCAGGGGGACGTCCCGCACAGCGTGCCGATGCTCTCGCTGGACAACGTCTTCTCGGGGGAGGAACTCGCGGACTGGGCGGCCTCCTTGGAGCGCCGCCTCGGGCGGGCGCCGGCCGGTTGGTGCGTGGAGCCGAAGCTGGACGGGCTGGCGGTCGCGGCCCGGTACGAGGCGGGCGTGCTGCGGCGGGTGCTGACCCGCGGCAACGGCCTCGCGGGCGAGGACATCACGCACACCGCGGGCGACGTGCTGGGCCTGCCGGCCCTGCTCGCCGAGCCGGTGGACGTCGAGCTGCGCGGCGAGGTGCTGCTGACGAACGCCCAGTTCGAGCGGGCGAACGAGATCCGCACGGCGCACGGCGCGGTGCCGTTCGCCAATCCGCGCAACGGCGCGGCGGGCACGCTGCGGGCCAAGGACCGGCCGTACCGGATCGAGTTGACGTTCTTCGGGTACGACGCCGTGGGCCTGGACGAGGAGTCGGCGCACAGCGCGCTGCTGGAGCGGCTGGCGGCGCTCGGGGCGAACACGGCGGCGTCGACGGCGGCCGCGCCGCTGCGCTGCGGGAGCGTCGAGGAGGTGCAGCGCCGGGTCGAGGAGATCGCGGGGATGCGGGCCGCGCTGCCGTTCGGCATCGACGGCGTGGTGGTGAAGGCCGACGACGCGGCCGACCAGCGGGAGGCCGGTTCCGGTTCGCGGGCGCCGCGCTGGGCGGTGGCCCGCAAGCTCGCCGCGGAGCACAAGGTGACCAGGCTGCTGGGCGTGGAGTGGGCGGTCGGCCGGACGGGCGTCATCGCGCCGCGCGCCGTGCTGGAGCCGGTGGTGATCGACGGCGTGACGGTGTCGTTCGCGACGCTGCACAACCCGGCGGACATCGAGCGGCGCGGCCTGATGCTGGGCGACCGGGTCTTCGTCTACCGCGCGGGGGACGTCATCCCCCGGGTGGAGGCCCCGCTGGTGGCGGAGCGCACCGGCGCGGAGCAGCCGATCGTCTTCCCGACCGCCTGCCCGCGCTGCGGGGAGGCGATCGACACCGGCGAGCAGCGCTGGCGCTGCGTGCGCGGCCGCAACTGCCAGGCGGTGGCGTCGATCATCTACGCGGCGGGCCGCGACCAGCTGGACATCGAGGGCCTGGGCTCGACCCGGGCGGTGCAGCTGGTGGAGGCCGGTCTGGTCCGCGACCTGGCGGACGTGTTCACGCTGACCCGCGAGCAGTTGCTCTCGCTGGAGCGGATGGGCGCCACCAGCACCGACAACCTGCTGGCGGCGATCGCCACCGCCCGCACCCGTCCGCTGAACCGCGTGCTGTGCGCGCTGGGCGTGCGCGGCACCGGGCGCAGCATGTCGCGGCGGATCGCGGCGCACTTCGGTTCGATGGCGGCGATCCGGTCGGCGGACGCGGAGACCCTGGCCGCCGTGGAGGGCATCGGCCCGGAGAAGGCCCGCCTGGTCGTCTCCGAACTCGCCGAGCTGTCGGCCCTGCTGGACCGGCTGACCGAGCTCGGCGTGGGCGTCCAGGTCACCGAGCCGACCGCTCCCGTGCTCGTCCTGGCGGCCGGCGCGGCCGGGGCGGCCGAGGGCACGGAGGGCACGGAGGGCGCCGGGGTGCCCGTCGGCGGTCCGCTGGCCGGTGAGGCGGTGGTGGTGACGGGCAGCATGACCGGCCCGCTGGCCGCGCTGTCCCGCAACGAGGTGAACGAGCTGATCGAGCGGGCCGGCGGCAAGGCGTCGTCCTCGGTCTCCAAGCGCACCACGCTGCTGGTGGCCGGGGAGAAGGCCGGTTCGAAGCGGGCGAAGGCCGAGGAGCTGGGCATCCGCGTGCTCGCCCCGGAGGAGTTCGCCGCGCTGGTCGCCGAGCACCTGCCCGTCGCGGTCTGA
- a CDS encoding glucose-6-phosphate dehydrogenase (catalyzes the formation of D-glucono-1,5-lactone 6-phosphate from D-glucose 6-phosphate): MTPPPTAAPRADGAPALLVLFGATGDLARRMLFPALFELWERGLLPDRFAVIGSGRHSPGTDEDFRRQVAEAVAGAANGADPGALERFTRRIGFATASAEDGSGLAAAVRERRTELGADCRTFLYLSVPPGQADGMLRMTGREGLAEGATLMVEKPVGEDVDTARALNALLASLAPEERILRIDHFLAKESVRALLALRTANPWLAASWDARHIASVLIDVPEEIGIEGRASFMEHTGTFRDMVPTHLCQVLAAVAMEPPGSADPEAERAARLRLFERTRPFDPARTVFGQYEGYRDEDGVAADSTTETFAAVEVRIDDPRWQGVPFLLRTGKSLDSAAHRLIVRFRAEDGAQGGAEGGAQGGAEGGAQGGAQGGPEDAAQGGGTELVVGLGAAADVELGVRLSRPGPRPGAVDGVLGLAPLPGADDSLSAYAQVFHHALRGDHRVFTTAAEVERLWELAAPVLADPPPATPYPQGSAGPKPPTPDREG, from the coding sequence GTGACGCCCCCGCCCACCGCCGCCCCCCGCGCCGACGGCGCGCCCGCCCTCCTCGTCCTGTTCGGCGCCACCGGCGACCTCGCACGGCGGATGCTCTTCCCCGCCCTGTTCGAACTCTGGGAGCGCGGCCTGCTCCCCGACCGGTTCGCGGTCATCGGCTCCGGCCGCCACTCGCCCGGCACCGACGAGGACTTCCGCCGCCAGGTCGCCGAGGCGGTGGCCGGGGCTGCAAACGGAGCCGACCCCGGGGCCCTGGAGCGCTTCACCCGGCGGATCGGCTTCGCCACGGCGTCCGCCGAGGACGGCTCCGGCCTCGCCGCGGCGGTGCGCGAGCGGCGCACCGAGCTCGGCGCGGACTGCCGGACCTTCCTCTACCTCTCCGTCCCGCCCGGCCAGGCGGACGGCATGCTCCGGATGACCGGGCGCGAGGGCCTCGCCGAGGGAGCCACCCTGATGGTGGAGAAGCCCGTCGGCGAGGACGTCGACACCGCCCGCGCGCTCAACGCGCTGCTGGCCTCGCTCGCCCCCGAGGAGCGCATCCTGCGGATCGACCACTTCCTCGCCAAGGAGTCGGTGCGCGCCCTGCTCGCGCTGCGCACCGCCAACCCCTGGCTCGCCGCGTCCTGGGACGCCCGGCACATCGCCTCGGTGCTGATCGACGTCCCGGAGGAGATCGGCATCGAGGGCCGGGCCTCCTTCATGGAGCACACCGGCACCTTCCGCGACATGGTCCCCACCCACCTGTGCCAGGTCCTGGCGGCCGTGGCGATGGAGCCGCCCGGCTCCGCCGACCCCGAGGCCGAACGCGCCGCCCGGCTCCGGCTGTTCGAGCGGACCAGGCCCTTCGACCCGGCGCGGACGGTCTTCGGCCAGTACGAGGGCTACCGGGACGAGGACGGGGTGGCCGCCGACTCCACCACCGAGACCTTCGCCGCCGTCGAGGTCCGGATCGACGACCCGCGCTGGCAGGGCGTCCCCTTCCTGCTGCGCACCGGCAAGTCCCTGGACTCGGCCGCGCACCGGCTGATCGTCCGCTTCCGGGCGGAGGACGGCGCGCAGGGCGGCGCGGAGGGCGGTGCGCAGGGCGGCGCGGAGGGCGGTGCGCAGGGCGGTGCGCAGGGCGGCCCGGAGGACGCCGCGCAGGGCGGCGGGACCGAGCTGGTGGTGGGCCTGGGCGCCGCGGCGGACGTCGAGCTCGGCGTCCGGCTCAGCCGCCCCGGGCCCCGGCCGGGCGCGGTGGACGGCGTGCTCGGCCTGGCCCCGCTGCCCGGCGCCGACGACTCGCTGAGCGCCTACGCGCAGGTCTTCCACCACGCCCTGCGCGGCGACCACCGGGTGTTCACCACGGCGGCCGAGGTCGAGCGGCTCTGGGAACTGGCCGCGCCGGTCCTCGCCGACCCGCCGCCCGCCACCCCCTACCCGCAGGGCTCGGCCGGACCGAAGCCGCCGACGCCGGATCGGGAGGGCTGA
- a CDS encoding mycothione reductase — translation MRHHDLLILGAGSGNAVLDDRFADLDVAVVSAGPFGGTCLNAGCIPSKMLVATADVADTVRDAGRHDVDARLREVRWPDVRERVFGRLDAAAAEGEQGRRDAPGTTVYRGTARFTGPRRITVDTADGPVELTADRMVVAAGGRPVVPPVVADSGLPYQTSDTVMRLPERPEHLVVLGGGYVAAELAHVFDSAGSRITVVEQEERLLGQQDETVSAAFTEAVRGRWDLRLGRELTAVTGRPGDLRLTLDDGTELRADTLLVAVGRRPNSDLLDLDRAGIATGEDGRITVDAQLRTTADGVWALGDIATPVPLKHVANREARIVAHNLLHPGRERAMDYAAVPSAVFTHPQVARVGLTERQAREQGLDVAVAVHRYADVAYGWALEETEGFCKVLADRRTGRLLGAHLLGPQAATLVQPLVVALATGMTARELAEGPLWIHPALTEVVENALLDLPVPED, via the coding sequence ATGCGCCATCACGATCTCCTGATCCTCGGAGCGGGCTCCGGGAACGCCGTCCTCGACGACCGGTTCGCCGATCTGGACGTCGCCGTCGTCTCCGCCGGCCCGTTCGGGGGCACCTGCCTCAACGCGGGCTGCATCCCCAGCAAGATGCTCGTCGCGACCGCCGACGTCGCCGACACCGTCCGGGACGCCGGGCGGCACGACGTGGACGCGCGGCTGCGGGAGGTGCGCTGGCCGGACGTCCGGGAGCGGGTCTTCGGCCGGCTGGACGCCGCGGCCGCCGAGGGCGAGCAGGGGCGCCGCGACGCCCCGGGCACCACCGTCTACCGGGGGACCGCCCGGTTCACCGGGCCGCGCCGGATCACCGTGGACACCGCCGACGGGCCGGTGGAGCTGACCGCGGACCGGATGGTCGTCGCGGCCGGGGGCCGTCCCGTCGTGCCGCCCGTGGTGGCGGACTCCGGGCTGCCCTACCAGACCTCCGACACCGTGATGCGGCTGCCCGAGCGGCCCGAGCACCTGGTGGTGCTCGGCGGCGGCTACGTCGCCGCCGAGCTGGCGCACGTGTTCGACTCGGCGGGCAGCCGCATCACCGTGGTCGAGCAGGAGGAGCGGCTGCTCGGGCAGCAGGACGAGACGGTGTCCGCCGCGTTCACCGAGGCGGTGCGCGGCCGCTGGGACCTGCGGCTGGGCCGCGAGCTGACCGCCGTCACCGGCCGCCCCGGCGACCTGCGGCTGACCCTGGACGACGGCACCGAGCTGCGCGCCGACACCCTGCTGGTGGCGGTCGGGCGCCGCCCCAACAGCGATCTGCTGGACCTCGACCGGGCGGGCATCGCCACCGGGGAGGACGGCCGGATCACCGTCGACGCCCAGCTGCGCACCACCGCCGACGGGGTGTGGGCGCTCGGCGACATCGCCACGCCCGTCCCGCTCAAGCACGTCGCCAACCGGGAGGCCCGGATCGTCGCGCACAACCTGCTGCACCCGGGCCGGGAGCGCGCGATGGACTACGCGGCGGTGCCCTCCGCCGTCTTCACCCACCCGCAGGTCGCCCGGGTCGGCCTCACCGAGCGGCAGGCGCGCGAGCAGGGGTTGGACGTGGCCGTCGCCGTGCACCGGTACGCGGACGTGGCGTACGGCTGGGCGCTGGAGGAGACCGAGGGCTTCTGCAAGGTGCTGGCCGACCGCCGGACCGGGCGGCTGCTCGGCGCGCACCTGCTCGGGCCGCAGGCCGCCACCCTGGTCCAGCCGCTGGTGGTCGCCCTCGCCACCGGGATGACGGCCCGCGAACTCGCCGAGGGGCCGCTGTGGATCCACCCGGCGCTGACCGAGGTGGTGGAGAACGCGCTGCTCGACCTGCCGGTGCCCGAAGACTGA
- a CDS encoding Dps family protein, which produces MRRTDMARAANRPAYTVPGLTTDQGAELIVALQERLHALNDLHLTLKHIHWNVVGPHFIAVHEMLDPQVDRVRLMADDVAERIATLGGVAHGTPGRLVAERGWDDYAVGRADAIAHLGALDLVYTGVITDLRHAVELAGKIDPATEDLLIEQLRDLEQYQWFVRAHLESSSGTLATAGAPTEQRAAKKAARKTTKPAR; this is translated from the coding sequence ATGAGGAGAACCGACATGGCCCGCGCCGCCAACCGCCCCGCCTACACCGTCCCCGGCCTGACCACCGACCAGGGCGCGGAGCTGATCGTCGCGCTGCAGGAACGGCTGCACGCGCTGAACGACCTGCACCTCACCCTGAAGCACATCCACTGGAACGTGGTCGGCCCGCACTTCATCGCCGTCCACGAGATGCTCGACCCCCAGGTCGACCGGGTCCGCCTGATGGCCGACGACGTCGCCGAGCGGATCGCCACCCTGGGCGGCGTCGCCCACGGCACGCCCGGACGCCTGGTCGCCGAGCGCGGCTGGGACGACTACGCCGTCGGCCGGGCCGACGCCATCGCCCACCTGGGAGCCCTCGACCTGGTCTACACCGGCGTCATCACCGACCTGCGCCACGCGGTCGAGCTGGCCGGCAAGATCGACCCCGCCACCGAGGACCTGCTCATCGAGCAGCTGCGCGACCTGGAGCAGTACCAGTGGTTCGTCCGCGCCCACCTGGAGAGCTCCAGCGGCACCCTCGCCACGGCCGGCGCCCCCACCGAGCAGCGCGCCGCGAAGAAGGCCGCCCGCAAGACCACCAAGCCCGCGCGCTGA
- the bioD gene encoding dethiobiotin synthase, whose protein sequence is MSPVLFVTGTGTEVGKTLTTAAVAALCPEPVAVLKPGQTGLGPDEPGDVAEVARLAGPLVHTVELARYPEPLAPETAARRAGLPTPTPEDVAKTVAALAAEYGTVLVEGAGGLLVRYDERGRTLADQALACRDLGLDVGFLLVAAAGLGTLNATALTAEALHHRGLPLRGVVVGSWPADPDLAARCNLADLPTAASAPLLGALPAGAAAHAPAAFRSFAAAALAPALGGTWDAAAFTAAHPA, encoded by the coding sequence ATGTCCCCCGTTCTCTTCGTCACCGGCACCGGCACCGAGGTCGGCAAGACCCTGACCACCGCCGCGGTCGCCGCGCTGTGCCCGGAGCCGGTGGCGGTGCTCAAGCCCGGCCAGACCGGGCTCGGGCCGGACGAGCCGGGGGACGTCGCCGAGGTGGCCCGGCTGGCCGGGCCGCTGGTGCACACGGTCGAACTGGCCCGTTACCCGGAGCCGCTCGCCCCCGAGACGGCCGCCCGCCGGGCCGGGCTGCCGACGCCGACCCCGGAGGACGTCGCCAAGACCGTGGCCGCCCTGGCCGCCGAGTACGGCACCGTGCTGGTCGAGGGCGCGGGCGGGCTGCTGGTCCGCTACGACGAGCGCGGACGCACCCTCGCCGACCAGGCCCTCGCCTGCCGGGACCTCGGCCTGGACGTCGGGTTCCTGCTCGTCGCGGCGGCCGGGCTGGGCACCCTGAACGCCACCGCGCTCACCGCCGAGGCCCTGCACCACCGCGGCCTGCCGCTGCGCGGCGTGGTCGTCGGCTCCTGGCCCGCCGACCCCGACCTGGCCGCCCGCTGCAACCTCGCCGACCTCCCCACCGCCGCCAGCGCCCCCCTGCTCGGCGCCCTCCCGGCCGGCGCCGCCGCCCACGCCCCCGCCGCCTTCCGTTCCTTCGCGGCCGCCGCCCTCGCCCCCGCCCTGGGCGGCACCTGGGACGCCGCCGCCTTCACCGCCGCCCACCCCGCCTGA
- a CDS encoding adenosylmethionine--8-amino-7-oxononanoate transaminase, with product MDRQHTPETARLLELDRAHVWHPYGPMPGTAQPLVVESAAGVRLRLAEPVGGHRELIDGMSSWWAAVHGYRHPVLDAAVRDQLDAMSHVMFGGLTHRPAVELAVKLVELTPEPLQHVFLADSGSVAVEVALKMCLQYWRSLGRPEKHRVLTWRGGYHGDTFHPMSVCDPEGGMHHLWGGVLPRQLFADEPPAGYDAPADPAYVAHLAELIGRHAGELAAVIVEPVVQGAGGMRFHSPAYLRVLRELCDAHDVLLVFDEIATGFGRSGELFAADHAGVSPDVMCLGKALTGGYLTLAATLCTSRVAEGISRGEVPVLAHGPTFMGNPLAAAVANASIGLLLEQDWRGEVQRIESALRAALAPCAGQPGVADVRVLGAIGVVQLDAPVDMAAATTAAAEQGVWLRPFRDLIYTMPPFVTGDADLAAIGRAVAAAAAASTAATTATGTDD from the coding sequence ATGGATCGTCAGCACACCCCGGAAACCGCCCGGTTGCTCGAACTGGACCGGGCGCACGTCTGGCACCCGTACGGCCCGATGCCCGGGACGGCGCAGCCCCTCGTGGTGGAGTCGGCCGCTGGCGTGCGCCTGCGGCTGGCCGAACCCGTGGGCGGGCACCGGGAGTTGATCGACGGCATGTCGTCCTGGTGGGCGGCGGTGCACGGCTACCGGCACCCGGTGCTGGACGCGGCCGTGCGCGACCAGCTCGACGCGATGAGCCACGTCATGTTCGGCGGCCTCACCCACCGTCCGGCCGTCGAACTGGCGGTCAAGCTCGTCGAGTTGACGCCCGAGCCGTTGCAGCACGTGTTCCTCGCCGACTCCGGTTCGGTGGCGGTCGAGGTCGCGCTGAAGATGTGCCTGCAGTACTGGCGCTCGCTCGGCCGGCCGGAGAAGCACCGGGTGCTGACCTGGCGCGGCGGCTACCACGGCGACACCTTCCACCCGATGTCGGTGTGCGACCCCGAGGGCGGGATGCACCACCTGTGGGGCGGCGTGCTGCCCCGGCAGCTGTTCGCCGACGAGCCGCCCGCCGGGTACGACGCCCCGGCGGACCCGGCGTACGTCGCGCACCTGGCCGAGCTGATCGGGCGGCACGCGGGCGAGCTGGCCGCCGTGATCGTCGAACCGGTGGTGCAGGGCGCGGGCGGGATGCGCTTCCACTCCCCCGCGTACCTGCGCGTGCTGCGGGAGCTGTGCGACGCGCACGACGTGCTGCTGGTCTTCGACGAGATCGCCACCGGCTTCGGCCGCAGCGGGGAACTGTTCGCCGCCGACCACGCGGGCGTCTCCCCGGACGTGATGTGCCTGGGCAAGGCGCTGACCGGCGGCTACCTGACGCTGGCCGCGACGCTGTGCACGAGCCGGGTCGCCGAGGGCATCTCGCGCGGCGAGGTCCCGGTGCTCGCGCACGGCCCGACCTTCATGGGCAACCCGCTGGCGGCGGCCGTCGCCAACGCCTCGATCGGCCTGCTGCTGGAGCAGGACTGGCGCGGCGAGGTGCAGCGGATCGAGTCCGCGCTGCGCGCCGCGCTCGCGCCGTGCGCCGGACAGCCGGGGGTCGCGGACGTCCGGGTGCTGGGCGCGATCGGCGTGGTCCAGCTGGACGCGCCCGTCGACATGGCCGCGGCGACCACGGCCGCGGCCGAACAGGGCGTGTGGCTGCGGCCGTTCCGCGACCTGATCTACACCATGCCGCCGTTCGTCACCGGGGACGCGGACCTCGCCGCGATCGGCCGAGCCGTCGCCGCCGCGGCCGCCGCCTCCACCGCCGCGACCACCGCGACCGGCACCGACGACTAG